The Pseudomonas sp. FP198 genomic interval ACGGCACCGGTCGAGTCAAGAAAGCCGTGCTGGTGTCCTCGGTGCCGCCGCTGATGCTCAAGACCGACACCAACCCCGGCGGCTTGCCGCTCGAAGTCTTCGATGGCTTGCGCAAGGCGTCCCTGGAGAACCGCTCGCAGCTGTACCTGGACATCGCCTCCGGCCCGTTCTATGGCTACAACCGCAAGGGTGCCAAGCCATCCCAAGGCTTGATCCAGTCGTTCTGGGCGCAGGGCATGCAAGGCGGCAGCAAGAACACCTATGACTCGATCGCGGCGTTTTCGGCGACTGATTTCCGCAGTGACTTGAAGAAGTTCGACGTGCCGACGCTGGTGATCCACGGTGACGACGACCAGATCGTGCCCATCGATGCCTCAGGCCGAGCCTCGGCGGCGCTGATCAAGGGCGCTCGACTGATCGTCTACCCAGGCGCGCCGCACGGCTTGACCGAGACACACAAGGATCGCCTGAACCAGGACCTGCTGACTTTCCTCAAGGAATAAACCCGAGTAGCTGTGTGAAACAACCCCCTGTGGGAGCGAGCTTGCTCGCGATGGCGGTGGATCAGTTTGCCAATGTGTTAGCTGACACACCGTCATCGCGAGCAAGCTCGCTCCCACACTGTTTGATGTTCAAAGCCCTTCTCCGGAAGGGCTTTCGCGTTGGAGCGCCGCTTCCACCGCCGCCTTGTCGATGACCGACCACACGCGAGCGATTTTTCCGCCATCGAAGGCGTAGAACACATTCTCGGAAAAGCGAATCCGCCGGCCATCGGTCTCAAGCCCGAGAAACCGGCCGCGCGGCGAGCAATCGAACAGCAGTCGGGCCGCGACATTCGGCGGTTCGACCACCAGCAGGTCGATAGTGAAACGCAAGTCGGCAATGGTCCTCACGTCGTTTTCCAGCATCGCCCGATAGCCCGCCAAACCCACCGGTTCACCGTTGTATTGCACGTTGTCATCAACAAAGCTGCCCAGTTCCTGCCAACGACGGGCATTCAGGCAGACGATGTAATTGCGGTATTGCTCGGCCAGGTCCATGTCCATGTCCTCGGTTCCCAGGGCGTATTTTGAGG includes:
- a CDS encoding alpha/beta fold hydrolase; this encodes MNTFNRTLAVATLALATLGAEAATPVQAGASASAIGSVVQSSSYITTKDGVQLYYKDWGPRNGQVVTFSHGWPLDSDSWEGQMMFLASKGYRVIAHDRRGHGRSSQPWEGNDMDHYADDLAAVIEALDLKDVTLVGFSTGGGEVARYIGRHGTGRVKKAVLVSSVPPLMLKTDTNPGGLPLEVFDGLRKASLENRSQLYLDIASGPFYGYNRKGAKPSQGLIQSFWAQGMQGGSKNTYDSIAAFSATDFRSDLKKFDVPTLVIHGDDDQIVPIDASGRASAALIKGARLIVYPGAPHGLTETHKDRLNQDLLTFLKE
- a CDS encoding ester cyclase, coding for MDLAEQYRNYIVCLNARRWQELGSFVDDNVQYNGEPVGLAGYRAMLENDVRTIADLRFTIDLLVVEPPNVAARLLFDCSPRGRFLGLETDGRRIRFSENVFYAFDGGKIARVWSVIDKAAVEAALQRESPSGEGL